A stretch of Acidovorax sp. DW039 DNA encodes these proteins:
- a CDS encoding TRAP transporter large permease subunit, which translates to MDVLIALGLIVMLFAVLGSGLWIGLSLLAVALFGMELFTNRPVGDSMMLTIWGSTSSWTLTALPLFLWMGEILFRSKLSSSMFKGLAPWLERLPGRLLHVNVVGCTIFAAISGSSAATCATIGKITLPELKQRGYPEDISVGTLAGAGTLGLLIPPSIIMIVYGVAANVSISKLFLAGVIPGLLLAALFMGYIVVWALFNKDKVPAPDAQLSFAQKLYASRHLIPVVSLIVVVLGAIYSGIATATEAAALGVAGSLILAKIEGSLNWARFKEGLVAACRVYCMIGLILAGAAFLTLAMGFIGLPRHLAEFIGALHLSPFALMLLLIVFFILLGCFLDGISMVVLTIAVLLPTVEAAGFDLVWFGIFIVLVVEMAQITPPVGFNLFVLQGMTRREVTWIARTALPLFALMIVAVIMTYFVPDVVLWLPRQMQG; encoded by the coding sequence ATGGACGTCCTCATCGCTTTGGGCCTGATCGTTATGCTGTTCGCAGTGCTCGGATCGGGTCTGTGGATCGGCCTGTCACTGCTCGCAGTGGCCCTGTTCGGCATGGAGCTTTTTACCAACCGCCCCGTAGGCGACAGCATGATGCTGACGATCTGGGGGTCCACCTCCAGCTGGACGCTGACGGCTTTGCCCCTGTTTCTGTGGATGGGTGAGATCCTGTTCCGCAGCAAGCTGTCGAGCAGCATGTTCAAGGGCCTGGCCCCGTGGCTGGAGCGCCTGCCCGGCCGCCTGCTGCACGTCAACGTGGTGGGTTGCACCATCTTCGCCGCCATCTCGGGCTCATCGGCCGCCACCTGCGCCACCATCGGCAAGATCACACTGCCTGAACTCAAGCAGCGCGGCTACCCCGAAGACATTTCGGTAGGCACTTTGGCTGGGGCGGGCACGCTGGGCCTGCTCATTCCGCCGTCGATCATCATGATCGTCTATGGCGTGGCGGCCAATGTGTCGATCTCCAAGCTCTTCCTGGCGGGTGTGATTCCAGGCCTGCTGCTGGCGGCATTGTTCATGGGCTACATCGTCGTGTGGGCGCTGTTCAACAAGGACAAGGTGCCTGCGCCCGATGCCCAGCTGAGCTTTGCACAGAAGCTCTATGCCTCGCGCCACCTGATTCCCGTGGTTTCGCTCATCGTGGTGGTGCTGGGTGCCATCTACAGCGGCATCGCCACGGCCACCGAGGCCGCAGCGTTGGGTGTGGCCGGGTCGCTGATCCTGGCCAAGATCGAGGGCTCGCTCAACTGGGCCCGCTTCAAGGAAGGCCTGGTGGCTGCCTGCCGTGTGTACTGCATGATCGGCCTCATTTTGGCGGGCGCAGCCTTCCTCACGCTGGCCATGGGTTTCATCGGCCTGCCTCGTCACCTGGCCGAGTTCATCGGCGCGCTGCACCTCTCGCCGTTTGCGCTGATGCTGCTGCTCATCGTGTTCTTCATCCTGCTGGGCTGCTTCCTGGACGGCATCTCCATGGTGGTGCTGACCATTGCCGTGCTGCTGCCCACCGTGGAGGCTGCGGGCTTTGACCTGGTGTGGTTCGGCATTTTCATCGTGCTGGTGGTCGAGATGGCGCAGATCACGCCGCCCGTGGGCTTCAACCTGTTCGTTCTGCAGGGTATGACGCGCCGTGAAGTCACCTGGATTGCCCGCACCGCGCTGCCGCTGTTCGCCCTGATGATCGTGGCAGTCATCATGACCTACTTCGTGCCTGACGTGGTGCTCTGGCTGCCGCGCCAGATGCAGGGCTGA
- a CDS encoding TRAP transporter small permease: MDKLVRNFYRLLMLLSGISMLAAFAAVTLSVFAREVIHLNIDGLDAYAGYAIAAALFFALPSTLQNGDHIRVTLVLDRLPARLRSAFEWFCLSAALVLTVYIAWYAVRSVWISYITHDISPAADASPLWIPQLSMAMGCIGFALSFAHALVLRFQGVAFMAVSESARSE, encoded by the coding sequence ATGGACAAACTCGTCCGAAATTTCTACCGGCTGCTGATGCTGCTGTCCGGCATCTCCATGCTGGCTGCGTTCGCCGCCGTCACGCTGAGCGTGTTTGCCCGCGAAGTCATCCACCTGAACATCGACGGGCTCGATGCGTACGCAGGCTACGCCATCGCCGCTGCGCTGTTCTTCGCCTTGCCCAGCACGCTGCAAAACGGCGACCACATCCGCGTGACGCTGGTGCTGGACCGCCTACCAGCGCGCCTGCGCTCGGCCTTCGAATGGTTCTGCCTGAGTGCCGCCTTGGTGCTCACGGTCTACATCGCCTGGTATGCCGTGCGCTCGGTCTGGATTTCTTACATCACGCACGACATCTCGCCCGCAGCCGACGCCTCGCCGCTGTGGATCCCGCAGCTCAGCATGGCCATGGGCTGCATCGGCTTTGCGCTGTCGTTTGCCCATGCCCTTGTTCTGCGCTTTCAGGGGGTGGCCTTCATGGCCGTGTCCGAATCAGCGCGTTCCGAGTAA
- a CDS encoding TRAP transporter substrate-binding protein, whose amino-acid sequence MKKFALCMTTALSVCAAQAQVKWDLPTGYGANSFQTQNVQQFATDVDKLTGGKLKITVHPGGSLYKANEIKRAVQTGQVPSAEFILSGASNENPLFGVDSIPFLATSYADSKRLYLAAKPAQEKLLASQGVKVLFTVPWPGQSLYSLKPVSTPADFVGTKMRAYNPATTRIAQLLKAQPVTIQLSELGQALATNTVQNFLTSSASGVESKLYEQVKYFYPVSAWLPRNATVVNQKAFDALEKPLQDAVLKAAADAEARGWATSERVDKEFIKELAAKGMTVAEPSDSIKKELASIGESMTADWVKSVGAEGQAIIDAYRKK is encoded by the coding sequence ATGAAAAAATTTGCACTGTGTATGACGACCGCCCTCAGCGTGTGCGCGGCCCAGGCCCAGGTCAAGTGGGACCTGCCCACCGGCTACGGTGCCAACAGTTTCCAGACGCAAAATGTGCAGCAGTTCGCCACCGATGTGGACAAGCTAACGGGCGGCAAGCTCAAGATCACCGTGCACCCCGGTGGTTCGCTGTACAAGGCCAACGAGATCAAGCGTGCCGTGCAGACCGGGCAGGTGCCCTCCGCCGAGTTCATCCTCTCGGGCGCATCCAACGAGAACCCGCTCTTCGGCGTGGATTCCATCCCCTTCCTCGCCACGAGCTACGCAGACTCCAAGCGCCTGTACCTGGCTGCCAAGCCTGCGCAAGAGAAGCTGCTGGCATCGCAGGGGGTGAAGGTGCTGTTCACCGTGCCATGGCCCGGCCAGTCGCTGTATTCGCTCAAGCCTGTGAGCACGCCAGCAGACTTCGTAGGCACCAAGATGCGCGCCTACAACCCAGCCACCACCCGCATTGCGCAGCTGCTCAAAGCCCAGCCCGTCACGATCCAGCTGTCCGAACTGGGCCAGGCCTTGGCCACCAACACCGTGCAGAACTTCTTGACGTCGAGCGCCAGCGGTGTGGAGTCCAAGCTGTACGAGCAGGTCAAGTATTTCTACCCCGTCAGCGCCTGGCTGCCGCGCAATGCCACGGTGGTCAACCAGAAAGCCTTTGATGCGCTCGAAAAGCCCTTGCAGGACGCTGTGCTGAAAGCTGCAGCCGATGCAGAAGCGCGCGGCTGGGCCACCAGCGAGCGGGTGGACAAGGAGTTCATCAAGGAGCTGGCCGCCAAGGGCATGACGGTGGCTGAGCCCAGCGACAGCATCAAGAAGGAACTCGCCAGCATTGGCGAGTCGATGACCGCCGACTGGGTGAAGTCGGTCGGTGCCGAGGGCCAGGCCATCATCGACGCCTACCGCAAGAAGTAA
- a CDS encoding putative hydro-lyase — MNNPGHVRSVVRQGAWASHTSGLAHGRVQGNLVILPEVQAGDFLRFCQRNPKPCPVLAVSAPGQVTLPSLGQGIDIRSDVPQYRIWRHGELAQEVTDITDLWRTDLVTFVIGCSFSFESALQDAGISLRHINEGKNVAMYRTNIATEPAGPFGGAMVVSMRPMPAADVIRAVQVTSRFPNVHGAPVHIGDPALIGIADIAKPDYGDAVALLPDEIPVFWACGVTPQSAILNAQPAFCITHAPGCMLVTDLLNHQLASF; from the coding sequence ATCAACAACCCCGGCCACGTGCGCAGCGTCGTCCGGCAAGGGGCCTGGGCATCGCACACCAGCGGCCTGGCGCATGGCCGGGTGCAGGGCAACCTGGTGATCCTGCCCGAGGTGCAGGCGGGTGATTTTCTGCGCTTTTGCCAGCGCAACCCCAAGCCCTGCCCGGTGCTGGCCGTGAGTGCGCCCGGCCAGGTCACGCTGCCTTCGCTGGGGCAGGGCATCGACATCCGCAGCGACGTGCCCCAATACCGCATCTGGCGCCACGGCGAGCTGGCCCAAGAGGTGACTGACATCACCGACCTCTGGCGCACCGACCTCGTGACCTTTGTGATCGGCTGCTCGTTCTCGTTCGAGTCGGCGTTGCAAGACGCCGGCATCAGCCTGCGCCACATCAACGAGGGCAAGAACGTGGCCATGTACCGTACCAACATCGCTACCGAACCCGCAGGGCCCTTCGGCGGCGCCATGGTGGTGTCCATGCGGCCCATGCCTGCGGCCGATGTGATCCGCGCGGTGCAGGTCACTTCGCGTTTCCCTAACGTGCATGGCGCACCGGTGCACATTGGCGACCCGGCACTCATCGGCATTGCTGACATTGCCAAGCCCGACTACGGCGACGCCGTGGCGCTGTTGCCTGACGAAATCCCTGTGTTCTGGGCCTGTGGCGTCACGCCGCAGTCCGCCATCCTCAACGCCCAACCAGCGTTCTGCATCACCCATGCCCCAGGTTGCATGCTGGTCACCGATCTTCTCAACCACCAACTCGCCAGCTTCTAA
- a CDS encoding LysR family transcriptional regulator, giving the protein MNLRFVEAFYWVASLKSVTRAAEKLFLTQSAMSSRIAALEEELGVLLLDRRDKHFKLTVAGARFLVYAKRMLELQRQLKSEMGSGGPLEVSIRLGAIESVLHSWLIPWVEQLRKDNPLLELELTVETTPMLLDQIRRGTLDAVFAALPAAADGIRSQAVTPMEMVFVGNSKTHRKRRYALEDFAGADILTFQRGSQPHVSLLDTLRQAQVEPRCVHTISSISAMVQLVQGGFGVATLPRLAVQRLLAFPDLRALACDTALKPLPIHVSYREDPSSPAMEAVVRSALSFIDAQQPPSKVRKARA; this is encoded by the coding sequence ATGAACCTGCGATTTGTCGAAGCCTTTTACTGGGTGGCCTCCCTCAAAAGTGTGACGCGTGCGGCCGAAAAGCTGTTCCTCACGCAGTCGGCCATGTCCAGCCGCATCGCCGCGCTGGAAGAGGAACTGGGCGTGCTGCTGCTCGACCGGCGCGACAAGCACTTCAAGCTCACCGTGGCCGGGGCGCGTTTTCTGGTCTACGCCAAGCGCATGTTGGAGCTGCAGCGCCAGCTCAAGTCCGAGATGGGATCGGGTGGCCCGTTGGAGGTGTCGATCCGCCTCGGCGCCATCGAATCGGTGCTGCATTCATGGCTCATCCCGTGGGTGGAGCAGCTGCGCAAGGACAACCCGCTGCTGGAGCTGGAGCTGACGGTGGAGACCACCCCCATGTTGCTCGACCAGATCCGCCGCGGCACCCTGGATGCCGTGTTCGCAGCCCTGCCGGCAGCGGCGGACGGCATCCGCAGCCAGGCGGTGACGCCCATGGAGATGGTGTTTGTGGGCAACAGCAAGACGCACCGCAAGCGCCGCTACGCGCTCGAAGACTTTGCAGGGGCCGACATCCTGACCTTTCAGCGCGGCTCGCAGCCGCACGTGTCGTTGCTCGACACGCTGCGCCAGGCGCAGGTGGAGCCGCGCTGCGTGCACACCATCTCGTCCATCTCGGCCATGGTCCAGCTGGTGCAGGGCGGCTTTGGCGTGGCGACGCTGCCCCGGCTGGCCGTGCAGCGGCTGCTGGCGTTCCCGGACCTGCGTGCGCTGGCCTGCGATACCGCGCTCAAGCCTCTGCCCATCCACGTGAGCTACCGCGAAGACCCCTCGTCTCCGGCCATGGAGGCCGTTGTGCGCTCGGCGCTCAGCTTTATCGACGCGCAACAGCCGCCATCCAAGGTGCGCAAAGCACGCGCCTGA
- a CDS encoding methyl-accepting chemotaxis protein, with protein sequence MRSLSLRQKLLAPIAFSLLALLSLTMINAYDARSNAFEARRQALKDIVDAADSLISSIAAEAKAGKLSEDEAKATAIARVGQLRYANGAGYVTSITTESVVLNNPASPGINGKNMSDFKDAKGNLLYRMIASTAASSQGNGYLTYWWPRPGEKEPSEKVAYAKRSTAWSWDLIAGDYVDDIQKAFVSSVIKSVAALAALGAVLTLIAWTATRSVLNAIGGEPSAASDIANRIAAGDLSRSKEDEERSAPEGSVIAAVERMREQLHELVTRIHETAGVISHSASEIATGSLDLSQRTESQASSLEETAASMEELTATVRQNAENARHAREIATGASAVAEQGGAVVNEVVHTMNGITEASKKISEIIGVIDGIAFQTNILALNAAVEAARAGEQGRGFAVVASEVRNLAQRSAEAAKEIKQLIGASAQRIETGAALVDKAGETMREVVTTVRSITGLVTEIASASQEQSSGIEQVGLAVSDMDRVTQQNAALVEESSAATQVLQDESQKLARLITSFRL encoded by the coding sequence ATGCGATCTCTCTCCCTTCGTCAAAAGTTGCTTGCGCCGATAGCTTTCAGTCTATTAGCACTGCTTTCACTGACCATGATCAACGCCTACGATGCCAGGTCAAACGCATTTGAGGCGAGACGACAGGCGCTCAAAGATATCGTAGACGCTGCAGACAGTTTGATCTCCTCCATTGCGGCAGAAGCCAAAGCAGGAAAGTTGAGTGAGGACGAAGCCAAAGCGACTGCTATTGCCCGGGTTGGTCAGTTGCGTTACGCGAACGGGGCAGGTTACGTCACTAGCATCACTACCGAGTCTGTGGTGCTGAACAACCCAGCCAGCCCTGGAATTAACGGCAAAAACATGAGCGATTTCAAAGATGCCAAGGGTAATCTTTTGTATCGAATGATTGCCTCCACCGCCGCATCCTCACAAGGAAATGGCTATCTGACCTACTGGTGGCCTCGGCCCGGTGAGAAAGAACCCAGTGAGAAGGTTGCATACGCCAAACGTTCGACTGCTTGGAGTTGGGATCTCATCGCGGGCGACTACGTTGACGACATCCAGAAGGCATTCGTCTCAAGCGTCATCAAGTCGGTTGCAGCGCTAGCCGCACTAGGCGCCGTCTTGACGCTGATTGCGTGGACTGCAACACGCAGCGTTCTCAATGCCATCGGTGGAGAGCCCTCCGCCGCATCCGATATCGCCAACCGCATTGCAGCCGGTGATTTGTCGCGGTCCAAAGAAGATGAAGAACGCAGCGCCCCCGAGGGTAGTGTCATTGCCGCAGTAGAGAGAATGCGCGAACAACTGCATGAGTTGGTCACGCGCATTCACGAGACTGCGGGCGTTATCAGCCACTCGGCATCAGAGATCGCAACCGGGAGCCTGGACCTTTCGCAGCGCACGGAAAGCCAAGCTAGTTCTCTGGAAGAAACGGCTGCCTCCATGGAGGAACTGACGGCCACGGTGCGCCAAAACGCTGAAAACGCGCGGCATGCGCGGGAAATCGCCACGGGTGCGTCGGCAGTAGCTGAACAGGGAGGCGCGGTGGTAAATGAAGTAGTACACACTATGAACGGCATAACCGAGGCATCCAAGAAAATCTCCGAGATCATCGGCGTAATCGATGGCATTGCTTTTCAAACTAACATTCTTGCGCTTAACGCTGCGGTAGAAGCAGCCCGTGCTGGTGAGCAAGGCAGAGGGTTTGCTGTGGTAGCCAGTGAAGTGCGCAATTTGGCCCAGCGCAGCGCCGAGGCTGCGAAAGAAATCAAACAACTCATCGGCGCATCGGCTCAGCGCATTGAGACGGGTGCGGCCTTGGTCGACAAGGCAGGGGAGACTATGCGTGAAGTAGTCACGACGGTGCGTAGCATCACGGGGCTCGTCACCGAAATTGCATCTGCAAGCCAAGAACAAAGCTCTGGCATTGAACAGGTAGGGCTCGCCGTAAGCGACATGGACCGGGTGACCCAGCAAAATGCAGCATTGGTTGAGGAATCATCTGCGGCTACCCAAGTGCTTCAAGACGAGTCCCAAAAGCTCGCTCGCCTCATAACATCCTTTCGGCTCTGA
- a CDS encoding ADP-ribosylglycohydrolase family protein produces MTAIDRYRGCLLGLACGDAVGTTVEFMPRGTFRPLVDMQGGGPFGLKPGEWTDDTSMALCLATSLVHKGGFDPVDQMNRYCNWRSVGYMSSNGECFDIGMTVAAALDRFICSGDPFAGSLDSRSAGNGALMRLAPIPMFYRNSVAKVLQFSAESTRTTHGAQEAIECSRLFGLLLRAALTGQPKSLVLASAATEAFGPRVSEIANERYRTKAESEIRGSGYCVDSLEAALWCFASTESYSEAVLSAANLGDDADTTAAICGQLAGAFYGSSGIPNQWLDRLVMRGDISSLADELLRCSAQFAIPP; encoded by the coding sequence CTGACCGCCATAGACAGATACCGTGGGTGTCTCCTGGGCCTCGCTTGTGGAGACGCTGTTGGCACTACTGTGGAATTTATGCCCAGGGGAACGTTTCGGCCACTCGTCGACATGCAGGGCGGCGGCCCCTTTGGATTGAAGCCAGGCGAATGGACCGATGACACATCGATGGCATTGTGTCTGGCCACTAGCTTGGTTCACAAAGGAGGTTTTGATCCTGTTGATCAAATGAATCGCTATTGCAACTGGCGTAGCGTGGGCTATATGAGTAGCAACGGTGAGTGCTTTGATATTGGCATGACCGTGGCTGCAGCGCTGGATCGTTTCATTTGCTCGGGAGACCCGTTTGCGGGAAGCCTTGATTCGCGAAGTGCTGGAAATGGTGCGCTAATGCGCTTGGCCCCCATACCCATGTTTTACAGGAACAGTGTTGCGAAGGTGCTTCAGTTTTCGGCAGAGAGCACTCGAACTACCCATGGGGCACAAGAAGCCATTGAGTGCTCGCGATTGTTTGGGCTATTGCTCAGGGCCGCATTGACGGGGCAGCCCAAGTCCCTGGTTTTGGCAAGTGCCGCTACAGAGGCATTTGGTCCCAGAGTTTCTGAGATCGCAAACGAGCGATACAGGACCAAAGCAGAAAGTGAGATCAGAGGCTCAGGGTACTGTGTGGACTCGCTGGAAGCTGCACTCTGGTGTTTCGCTAGTACGGAGTCATACTCAGAAGCAGTTCTGAGCGCGGCCAATCTTGGTGATGATGCAGATACGACAGCAGCGATCTGCGGACAACTCGCCGGAGCTTTCTATGGAAGTTCTGGAATTCCGAATCAGTGGCTTGATCGGCTAGTGATGCGCGGTGACATCTCAAGTCTCGCAGATGAATTGTTGAGGTGTAGTGCCCAATTTGCGATTCCCCCGTAA
- a CDS encoding NUDIX domain-containing protein, translating into MVTVDVVIFTVLNDTLKVVLVRRPSGEGEPYPSRWALPGGFIDVDQDANLMECALRKLREKTGLDASYLEQLGSWGGVRRDPRGWSVTNVFFALVPARDLVLRKGANAADVDWIDVEVASRKRLAFDHGEILGSALARLRSKVEYTSLPAFLLEEPFTLPQLQHAYEIVLGRPVDKSGFRKRMLDAEFMEEVGMISGGLGRPAMGYRLVDRSHATLFPRTFSPRTELADS; encoded by the coding sequence ATGGTCACCGTGGATGTCGTCATCTTTACGGTTCTGAATGACACACTGAAAGTTGTTTTGGTACGCCGACCTTCCGGTGAGGGTGAGCCGTATCCGAGTCGTTGGGCGCTACCAGGGGGATTCATAGACGTTGACCAAGATGCGAACCTGATGGAGTGCGCACTGCGAAAGTTGCGCGAGAAGACGGGGCTGGACGCCTCCTACCTTGAGCAGTTAGGTAGCTGGGGAGGTGTGAGGCGAGACCCTCGTGGCTGGTCCGTAACCAACGTTTTTTTTGCCTTGGTGCCAGCGAGAGATTTGGTGCTGAGAAAGGGCGCGAATGCTGCTGATGTTGACTGGATCGACGTTGAGGTCGCCAGTCGCAAGAGGTTAGCGTTCGATCATGGGGAAATTCTGGGCAGCGCTTTGGCGCGTCTGCGCAGCAAGGTGGAGTACACCTCCTTGCCAGCGTTTCTTCTGGAGGAGCCTTTTACCTTGCCTCAGCTGCAGCATGCTTATGAGATTGTCTTAGGGCGGCCCGTCGACAAAAGCGGTTTCAGAAAGCGCATGTTGGACGCTGAATTCATGGAAGAGGTTGGAATGATCAGCGGCGGCCTTGGTCGTCCTGCCATGGGCTATCGCTTGGTAGATCGCTCGCATGCCACCTTGTTTCCCAGAACCTTCAGTCCGAGGACTGAACTTGCTGACTCATAA
- a CDS encoding RNA 2'-phosphotransferase: MKFSEKQVVATSKFLSLVLRHKPQVISLDLDSNGWANVDELLRKASLAKHTLSLELLQFVVQTNDKKRFSFSDDGTRIRANQGHSVDVDLGLTAIDPPAILFHGTAERFISSILATGLQKRQRHHVHLSENKDTAIQVGRRYGVPVLLAIDARQMAQDGVSFYQADNQVWLTDEVPSRYLTIVSTK, from the coding sequence ATGAAATTTTCAGAAAAACAAGTCGTGGCAACCAGCAAATTCCTGAGTCTGGTTTTGCGTCACAAGCCTCAAGTGATTAGCTTGGACCTGGACTCCAACGGCTGGGCAAACGTTGATGAGTTGCTGCGCAAAGCGTCTCTGGCAAAGCACACCCTGTCACTTGAGTTGCTTCAATTCGTCGTTCAAACCAACGACAAGAAGCGCTTTTCATTCAGTGATGACGGCACCCGGATTCGAGCCAATCAAGGTCACTCTGTCGATGTGGACTTGGGGCTTACAGCCATCGATCCGCCAGCGATCTTGTTTCATGGAACAGCTGAGCGTTTTATCAGCTCCATACTGGCGACGGGGCTGCAAAAGCGTCAACGTCACCACGTTCACTTAAGCGAAAACAAGGACACTGCCATTCAGGTTGGGCGCAGGTACGGGGTTCCCGTTCTGTTGGCGATCGATGCGCGGCAAATGGCCCAAGATGGAGTTTCCTTCTACCAAGCAGACAATCAGGTTTGGTTGACCGATGAAGTGCCTTCGCGTTATCTGACCATCGTCTCAACGAAATAA
- a CDS encoding HAD family hydrolase, with protein MKKPTIALDADGVLLDYSLAYAHAWQRAFGILPQEIDPQAYWPMQRWGVDQLTGERRQQFRDCMDETFWSTIPALDKAVEACHLLHDAGFHLVCVTALQPQFEQARLRNLRDLGFPIETVIATGGDVSGRSPKANAVDQLAPVAFVDDYLPYFKGIRPDVHLALIHRGRNGTPNVGPDLDAVHSQHESLWEFSEWVLKQPNLR; from the coding sequence GTGAAAAAGCCCACCATTGCTCTGGACGCTGATGGCGTGCTTCTGGACTACAGCCTGGCCTACGCCCACGCGTGGCAACGCGCATTTGGGATTCTTCCGCAGGAGATCGATCCGCAGGCATATTGGCCCATGCAGCGCTGGGGTGTTGACCAACTCACGGGAGAGCGCCGTCAACAGTTCAGGGACTGCATGGACGAGACATTCTGGTCCACTATTCCGGCATTGGACAAAGCAGTGGAGGCCTGTCATCTATTGCACGATGCGGGGTTTCATCTGGTGTGCGTCACAGCGCTGCAGCCTCAATTTGAGCAAGCCCGCCTTCGCAACCTGCGCGATTTGGGGTTTCCTATCGAAACGGTGATTGCCACTGGCGGTGATGTGTCTGGCCGCAGTCCTAAGGCGAATGCGGTGGACCAGTTAGCACCTGTGGCCTTCGTAGACGACTACCTTCCGTATTTCAAAGGCATTCGGCCTGATGTTCACTTGGCATTGATTCATCGTGGCCGCAACGGCACTCCCAATGTTGGACCCGACCTGGATGCCGTGCACTCCCAGCATGAAAGTCTGTGGGAGTTCAGTGAGTGGGTGCTGAAGCAACCGAATCTCAGGTGA
- a CDS encoding HU family DNA-binding protein, with the protein MNRAELVEILASKNDLSKAAAAAVLESFIDAVQTAVKKGDAVQLVGFGTFKSAKRAARTGKNPSTGVALKIPATTVPKFVAGAKFKAVVDPKAAKRKADKAAK; encoded by the coding sequence ATGAACCGCGCAGAACTCGTTGAAATCCTGGCTTCAAAGAACGACCTGTCCAAAGCTGCTGCTGCAGCAGTGCTGGAGTCTTTCATTGATGCCGTCCAAACTGCTGTCAAGAAGGGCGACGCTGTCCAACTCGTGGGCTTTGGCACTTTCAAGTCCGCCAAGCGCGCTGCTCGAACGGGCAAGAACCCCTCCACGGGGGTGGCCCTGAAGATCCCAGCAACCACAGTACCCAAGTTTGTAGCGGGTGCCAAATTCAAGGCTGTGGTGGACCCAAAGGCTGCCAAGCGCAAGGCAGACAAAGCAGCCAAGTAA
- a CDS encoding helix-turn-helix domain-containing protein — protein sequence MNTFSNAFRAEVIRMARKELKPELQGMRKIITSHRSEIAALKREVKALASQLQAAQRLTKAPNTPNAQAAANAPRRAAGGDFNAQEFADKRAELGITQKQMAQLVGASWLSVYKWESGKVHPRAAQLDRISKILKLSKRKALAQLIQD from the coding sequence ATGAATACGTTCTCCAATGCATTTCGTGCTGAAGTCATCCGGATGGCCCGCAAGGAACTCAAGCCTGAGCTCCAGGGTATGCGCAAAATCATCACCAGCCATCGTTCTGAGATTGCAGCCTTGAAGCGTGAAGTCAAAGCATTGGCGTCGCAGTTGCAAGCCGCACAGCGTTTGACCAAAGCGCCCAATACGCCGAACGCCCAGGCTGCGGCGAATGCTCCCAGGCGAGCTGCTGGCGGCGATTTCAACGCTCAAGAGTTTGCAGATAAGCGCGCCGAACTGGGCATCACTCAAAAGCAGATGGCGCAGCTTGTGGGGGCTTCCTGGTTGTCTGTCTACAAGTGGGAGTCCGGTAAGGTGCATCCCCGTGCAGCACAGCTGGATCGCATCTCCAAGATTCTTAAGTTGAGCAAGCGCAAAGCTCTGGCTCAGCTGATTCAAGACTAG